The Jannaschia sp. M317 DNA segment ATCAGCAGGATCTCGGGGCTGGTCGCGACGGCCCGTGCAATGCAAAGCCGCTGCTGCTGCCCGCCCGACAGGCCGGTGCCTGGCTGTAGCAACCGGTCCTTGGCCTCATCCCAAAGAGCCGCGCGGCGCAGGGAGGATTCCACGATGTTGTCCAGATCCGCCTTGTCCGTCGCCAGCCCGTGAATGCGCGGGCCGTAGGCGACATTGTCATAGATCGACTTAGGAAACGGGTTCGGTTTCTGGAAAACCATGCCGACCTTGGCGCGCAGCTGCACCGGGTCGACCCGTTTGTCATAGATGTCCTCGCCGTCAATACGGATGTCGCCTTCGACGCGGGCCACCGAGATCGTATCGTTCATCCGGTTGATGCAGCGCAGGAAGGTGGACTTGCCGCACCCCGACGGGCCAATGAAGGCGGTGACCATCTTGTCGGCGATCTCTACGTTCACGTCCTTGATGGCATGGGTGTCGCCGTAATAGACCTGCACGCCGCGCGCGGTGATCTTGGCCTCTTGATTGTCCACGGCTCTCTCCGTCAATCGCATATCGTTCATTGTATCGGCCCCTTACCAGCGGCGTTCGAATTTGCGGCGCAGATAGATCGCCGTCAGGTTCATGATCAGCAGGAAAACCAGCAGCACGATGATCGCACCCGAGGCCCGTTCCACAAAGGCCGGATCGGACCGTTGCGTCCAGTTGAAGACCTGCACCGGCAAGGCGGAGGCCGGGTCGAAGAAGCCTTCGGGCGGGGCGTCTGGATATTCCCGCACGAAAGCCACCATGCCGATCAGCAGCAGCGGGGCGGTTTCCCCCAGGGCCTGCGCCAAGCCGATGATCGTGCCGGTCAGGATACCGGGCATGGCCAGAGGCAGAACGTGATGAAACACCGATTGCATCTTGGACGCGCCCAGGCCCAGGGCCGCATCGCGGATCGACGGCGGCACGGCTTTCAACGCGGCACGTGTGGCGATGATGATCGTCGGCAGGGTCATCAACGTCAGGACCAGCCCGCCCACGATGGGTGCCGATTGGGGCAGCCCCGCAAAGTTGATGAAGATCGCCAGACCCAGGATGCCGAACACGATGGACGGAACAGCCGCCAGGTTCGAGATATTGACCTCGATCAGGTCGGTAATCCGGTTTTGCGGCGCGAACTCTTCCAGATAGATGCTGGCGGCGACGCCGATGGGCAGGGCCAGAACCAGCACGATCAGCATCATGTACAGGGATCCAAGGATCGCGACGCCCAGACCCGCAGCCTCTGGCCTTGTGTCCGATGCATCGGGCCAGGTCAGGAATTTCCAGTTGAAACCGGTCCGGAGCAGGCCCGCTTCCTCCAGCGCGACGGCCAGATCAAGCTGTGCGGGCGAGACGTTGTTGTCCAGCTCTGCCGAAGCATAGGTGACGCGCCCCTTGTAGAAACCGTCGATGCGTCCATTGGCCAGCACCTCGACCGGGATCGTGCTGCCGACGATCTCCGGGTTGGCCAGAACGTAGTTGCGCAGCTGCGCCACGCTCTCGTCCGAAATGATCTCGGCGGCGTCCTTGGCGGACAGCTCGGTTTTGATGCCGTTGGCTTCCAACGTGGCGGCCAGACCTGCGCGCAGCAGCGGCGCATACCCGAAGGTCGTGACCTTCCGCATGACGTCCAGATCCCGAACGCCGGATTTGTCCAGCTTGTCCTCGGGCAGTTCGACCATGATCTGGATCGAGGTCTGGCGGAACGCGGAAAGGCCCGCGCCCAGGATCGAAGTCATCAGCAGGATCAGCATCAGGATGCCGATACAGACCGCGGCAAAG contains these protein-coding regions:
- the pstB gene encoding phosphate ABC transporter ATP-binding protein PstB: MNDMRLTERAVDNQEAKITARGVQVYYGDTHAIKDVNVEIADKMVTAFIGPSGCGKSTFLRCINRMNDTISVARVEGDIRIDGEDIYDKRVDPVQLRAKVGMVFQKPNPFPKSIYDNVAYGPRIHGLATDKADLDNIVESSLRRAALWDEAKDRLLQPGTGLSGGQQQRLCIARAVATSPEILLMDEPCSALDPIATAQVEELIDELRQNYSVVIVTHSMQQAARVSQRTAFFHLGNLVEYGETGKIFTQPEDSRTESYISGRIG
- the pstA gene encoding phosphate ABC transporter permease PstA, with protein sequence MTDATAPAASGAGKGSLMSADAHTTKRNAAEARFKMYGFAAVCIGILMLILLMTSILGAGLSAFRQTSIQIMVELPEDKLDKSGVRDLDVMRKVTTFGYAPLLRAGLAATLEANGIKTELSAKDAAEIISDESVAQLRNYVLANPEIVGSTIPVEVLANGRIDGFYKGRVTYASAELDNNVSPAQLDLAVALEEAGLLRTGFNWKFLTWPDASDTRPEAAGLGVAILGSLYMMLIVLVLALPIGVAASIYLEEFAPQNRITDLIEVNISNLAAVPSIVFGILGLAIFINFAGLPQSAPIVGGLVLTLMTLPTIIIATRAALKAVPPSIRDAALGLGASKMQSVFHHVLPLAMPGILTGTIIGLAQALGETAPLLLIGMVAFVREYPDAPPEGFFDPASALPVQVFNWTQRSDPAFVERASGAIIVLLVFLLIMNLTAIYLRRKFERRW